CATCCCTGATAGCCTTCAATATTCGCAACCCTTCCGTCAAGCCCGGCCCCCGGAAGGAATCCGCGGAAGTGCGGTTGGCTTTATCGTAAGATGCCTTGAAAACAAAAGGAATTCCCAGTTCTTCCGTCAGATTTTTGAGATAACAGGCGGTATCACGTGTACTCTGCTGGTCCTCTATAACACAGGGACCGGCAATCAGAACGATCCCCTCCCTTTGCCCACCGATCGCCACCCGTTCATTGATAACAACCTGTTCCACGATCCCTACGACCCCCTTTGATTTTCTTTGTTCTGTTTTTCCCTCAGAAGGCGTATCTTCAACTGAGGAATCCGTTCACTCGCCTCCTCATCACCCGGATTCAATTGATAGGCTCTGGTATAAGCATTGAGCGCATCCAACAATAATCCCTTTTTTTCGTAGGCCGCACCCATGCGACTATAGACATCACTTTCTTCCTCGTTGTAACGCAAGGAAACACGATAATTTTCAATGGCCTTGTCCAAATTGCCCTTCAAGCTGTATGCATAACCCAAATCCGCATAGACACCGCTTTTTTTCCCTTCCAGTTTAAGCAGTCGCTGATAGGTTTTTATGGCATCATCGTAACTTCCTATTTTTATATAATAATCTGCCAGATGGTTCAACGATTTCGGAGACGGCTTCTGCTCAGATGCTTTCCGGTAAAGGGCGGCCGCAGCCTTCTCTTTTCCCATTTTTTCGTACGTCACGGCCAGGTTATAATTTATTTTTTCGTCTTTTAAGCCAGACTGGATGGCTTTTTCATAATACCCGGCCGAGATTGCCAGTTTGTTCAATTCTCCGTAGGCGTATCCCAGGTTAGCGTAAATTTTGCCTTTTTGAGAGATTTTGTTGATCAGTTTCTCATAATATCCGATGGCTTGCGTGTAGCGTCCATTTCGAAATGCCAAATCAGCCAAGCGGAGCATTGCATCCGTATCGCCGGGCTGCAAAGCAAGCACTTTTTCATACGTGTTCATGGCCTCCGAATCGCGCCTGTTGTTCTCCAGAGATAGCGCCAAGTTGTAGAGGATTACCGGATTTTTCGGGGCCAGCGACGCCGCTTTCCGGTAATGCTTCAGTTCCTCCGTCCACATTTTCTTCCCGCCATAAGCCGATCCGAGATTGGCGTGTAGCGTGGCGCCGGCAGTGCCTTGACGGAGTCGATTGTTAAAAAGACGAATGGCCTCATCGTATTTCCCCTGCTTCAAGTACATGCGCCCCAATCCTTCGAGCATCGGGACGGATTGAGGCATTTTTTCCGTGACGATTCGGTACTGGGCGATCGCCTCATCCACCCGGTCCATTTTTTCATAAATCTCGGCCAGGCGAATACGGGCTGAATAATCCTGAGGCTTAAGCTTCACGAGAGTCTGGCATGATTCAGCGGCCTTCTCCCACGCACCCAAACGACTGTAGGCCAAAACCAGGTCTTCCCAGAGAGTGGAATCCTTCGGCTCGATTTTGACGGCGCGTTCGCCTGTTTCCGCGGCCAGATCATTTTTCCCCAAGACCAGACAGGATTTCAGCAATCCGGAGAGGGCCTTTATGTCATCCGGTTTTTGCGATAGGACAGCCTGGTATTCGGAAACCGCTGCGGAGTGCATGCCCATATGGCGATATATCTCTCCCAGGATTCTTCGGAGGGCGAGATCGCCGGGATTCGCCGCCACCACCCGCTTCAGATATTCAAGCTGCGTTCTGCGGCTGTTGGAGGCTTTTGCATAACGCAACCAATCCTGGGCCATGATCCGGATGTGGATCGGAATCGTTGTAAGGATTTCGCCTTGATAGGCAACCTGGATTTGTCCTGGCGCATAACCCTGTTTCATGACTTCCTCCGTCATATTGGCCATGGACAGCTCCACCAGATCGATGCCGCGTAGCAGCACCCGATAATCATCCGTGCCACCGATTCCCACCACATCAATGGAAAATCCTTTGTCCGTCAGAACATCGGACACAATGTCCTTGATCACAAATTCATCCCGGGAGGTCACATCGAAGACCGCCTGTTCGGAAATGAGGACCTCCTGACCGTTTTTTTCCGCCGTGAGCGCATAAATCCGGGGTGTTTGATCCAGCAGATAATAGGCCAAGGTTCCTTTAACACGCTGCATCAGAAAGGAAAGCAGGGCCGCTTTGTTCGGTGCAATGTAAGGAAGAATCAGGTAAACGACCAACATGAACAGAACCGCTGCGCCTGCTCCAATCCGGATCCCTCGATAGTTTCTTGATACAGTCAATGTGGCACCTTTCAGCAAATCATCCCCGAGGATGACATTTTTTGTGAACAATCTTTAATCGCTCGCCGGAGACGTGCGTATAAACCTGGGTCGTCGAAATGTCGGCATGCCCCAACATCATCTGGACGGAACGAAGATCCGCACCGCCCTCCAGCAAGTGCGACGCAAAAGAATGGCGAAATGTGTGAGGATACACTTTTTTCCTCAAACCCGCCCTTAAGGCATAAAAACGAATGATCTTCCAGAGCCCCTGACGGGTCAGCCTTTCTCCTCGCCGGTTCAAAAACAGGACGTCGCTCCTTTTCTCTCTGAGCAGAAGCGGCCGAGCCTGATCAGCATACGATTTTACGGCATCGTAGGCTGCCTGACCGATTGGCACGATTCTTTCCTTACTCCCCTTGCCGAAGGCGATCAGATATCCCGCCTGCCAATTGATATGGTTCATATTCAGGGCAATCAACTCCGATACACGAAGTCCCGTCGCGTAGAGCAATTCGAGCATGGCCGTATCCCGTACTCTGGCCGGCGTTTCATGACCCGGTGTTTTCAACAGTGTTTCCATCTCTTCCCGGTTCAAAATGTTGGGAAGCCGTATCCAACTCTTGGCCAATTCGATATGGGCAACCGGGTTTGTTTCAGCCAGCCTTTCCTGAATGAGATATTTATGAAAACCACGAATCGCAACGAGACTTCGGTTCATGGAAACGGATGAAAGCCCCGTCGTCCTTCTCTGCTCAAGGAAGGCAACCAGGAGCTCCGGCGTCATTCCATCCCAAGACCGAATGCCACGGCGGGATGCAAAGTCGGAGTACCTCCCCAAATCACGTCCGTAAGCTTCCAGCGTATTCCGTGACAGTCCCTTTTCCACGGTCAGATAATTAAGATAGGTATCGAGTACAACGTCAATCGTATCCATGATAATCCACCGCTATTATCCCCTCCTGCCAGACAAGACAGCTGTTTACCCCATTGTGAGAATCGTGCCTTATCTCATCGATGGCACGAGCCCACCCTGGGGTCCAAACCCAACAGTCTTCTACACCACTTGGCCCACCTTGTGCAATAAGGAACCCCCACATCAACACCTGGCCTTGTTTCCAGAGTCGTTCTCCAATAATCGCCTATGGATTTACATTTTGCCATCCCTGTGATAGGCCCAAAACTGAAGAAACTGACAGGGGAGGAAAGATCGTGCTGCAAATTGAATCAACCCTGCTTGTGGTGATTGACATTCAGGGAAACCTCGCCCGAGCCGCCACCGACCGGGACTTGTTTTTTGAGAATACACGGAAGCTGATCCAGGGAGCAAAGATATTCCAGCTTCCCATCATGGTCACCGAACAGATTCCGGAAAAACTGGGGCCTACCATTCAGGATGTTGCAGAATTGCTGGACGGTATTGATCGCCTAAGGAAAGCAACATTCAGCTGCTGCGGAAACAGCGCTTTTATGGAGGCATTTGAAAAGGTCAATCGCAGGCAGGTATTGCTTTGCGGCATCGAATCTCACATCTGTGTCTATCAGACGGCGTTGGATCTTCTTGGTCGGGATTACGAAGTCCATGCGGTAGCCGACGCGATTTCTTCGCGTACCGCCAAAAATCGTGCAATAGGTCTCAAAAAAATGATTGCCGCCGGAGCGCATCTGACCAGTACGGAAACGGTTCTCTTCGAACTGCTGAGGACGGCGGAAAGCGACAAATTCAAGGACATATTCAGAGTCATCAAGTAACACGACCAGCTTGTCATGCTTTGAGAAAGGCCTCGACCGAACCAAGACGCTTGTCCCGCATGCTTTCCCCGATCAGGGAACCGATCAGACCGGCCGGGGCATCCGGATCTGAATCAAGAAACAGAGGAAATGAACGAACCGAAACAGGCCCAAATTATCCCCCCCCGCAGCAAGTCAGCTGGCCCAGTATAGACAATTTGGCGCCCTCCTTGAGGGGTCGCTGAAGCTCCTCGGTCCCCAGGTAGGAAATGCCCTCCAGATGGATGTAAGAACGGGATATGAGACCATCGCCATCCATAAAACGGTCATAGAGGCTTTTTCCTTCATGGTCATGAACGGCCCTGAACAAGTCGGCGATGGTGTCGCCTTCAAATTGAAATACCGCTTCGTATTTCTCATCACCCCAGCCGACGTCTCTTCTCAGGGG
This Deltaproteobacteria bacterium DNA region includes the following protein-coding sequences:
- the xerD gene encoding site-specific tyrosine recombinase XerD; its protein translation is MDVVLDTYLNYLTVEKGLSRNTLEAYGRDLGRYSDFASRRGIRSWDGMTPELLVAFLEQRRTTGLSSVSMNRSLVAIRGFHKYLIQERLAETNPVAHIELAKSWIRLPNILNREEMETLLKTPGHETPARVRDTAMLELLYATGLRVSELIALNMNHINWQAGYLIAFGKGSKERIVPIGQAAYDAVKSYADQARPLLLREKRSDVLFLNRRGERLTRQGLWKIIRFYALRAGLRKKVYPHTFRHSFASHLLEGGADLRSVQMMLGHADISTTQVYTHVSGERLKIVHKKCHPRG
- a CDS encoding hydrolase produces the protein MQIESTLLVVIDIQGNLARAATDRDLFFENTRKLIQGAKIFQLPIMVTEQIPEKLGPTIQDVAELLDGIDRLRKATFSCCGNSAFMEAFEKVNRRQVLLCGIESHICVYQTALDLLGRDYEVHAVADAISSRTAKNRAIGLKKMIAAGAHLTSTETVLFELLRTAESDKFKDIFRVIK
- a CDS encoding tetratricopeptide repeat protein, yielding MTVSRNYRGIRIGAGAAVLFMLVVYLILPYIAPNKAALLSFLMQRVKGTLAYYLLDQTPRIYALTAEKNGQEVLISEQAVFDVTSRDEFVIKDIVSDVLTDKGFSIDVVGIGGTDDYRVLLRGIDLVELSMANMTEEVMKQGYAPGQIQVAYQGEILTTIPIHIRIMAQDWLRYAKASNSRRTQLEYLKRVVAANPGDLALRRILGEIYRHMGMHSAAVSEYQAVLSQKPDDIKALSGLLKSCLVLGKNDLAAETGERAVKIEPKDSTLWEDLVLAYSRLGAWEKAAESCQTLVKLKPQDYSARIRLAEIYEKMDRVDEAIAQYRIVTEKMPQSVPMLEGLGRMYLKQGKYDEAIRLFNNRLRQGTAGATLHANLGSAYGGKKMWTEELKHYRKAASLAPKNPVILYNLALSLENNRRDSEAMNTYEKVLALQPGDTDAMLRLADLAFRNGRYTQAIGYYEKLINKISQKGKIYANLGYAYGELNKLAISAGYYEKAIQSGLKDEKINYNLAVTYEKMGKEKAAAALYRKASEQKPSPKSLNHLADYYIKIGSYDDAIKTYQRLLKLEGKKSGVYADLGYAYSLKGNLDKAIENYRVSLRYNEEESDVYSRMGAAYEKKGLLLDALNAYTRAYQLNPGDEEASERIPQLKIRLLREKQNKENQRGS